The Meiothermus sp. genome segment AAGCCGAGCGCGGGACGCTCAGTACCATGCGCACCACCGGGGCTACCCTGTCGCCGGTACGAGAAAGCCAGGTCGGGGCCACAGCCTCGGGCAAGGTGCTGGAGGTGCGGGTAGCCGAGGGTAGCCGGGTGGCCCAGGGCCAGGTGGTCTTGCGGCTCGACCCGGCCAACGCCCAGACAGCCTTGCGCAACGCCGAGCTGGCCTTGCAGCAAGCCCAGGTGAACCTCGAGCGCGCCCAGCGCTCCACCTCCGGCTCCCTGGCGCCCTTGCAGGCCAGCCTGGAGTCGGCCCAGGCCAACCTCCAGGTAGCCGAGCGGCGCTATGTGGAAGGGCAGCAGCTTTTCAAGGCCGGGGCCATTTCGCAAGTTGAGCTTACCGGCCTCGAGGCCGCCTACAACCAGGCCCGGGCTGCCTTTGACAATGCCCGTGAAAACCTGGCCCGCACCCAAAGGGCCTCCAGCGAAGACCTGGCCTTGCTCCGCCTCCAGGTGCAGCAAGCCCAGAACCAGCTGGCCCAGGCGCGGCGGGCCGTGGCCGATACCGAGGTGCGGGCTCCCTTTGCAGGGGTGGTGGTCGAAATTTTCGTGAACCCCGGCGAGTTCGTTTCGGCGGGGCAGCGGGCCTTCCGGCTGGCCGATACCAGCCAGCTCGAGGCCACCTTCCGCCTACCCCCCGAGGAGGCCGCCACCTTACCTCTGGGAACCAGGGTAGAGGTGCTTTATGGCGGTAATAGCTACCCCGCCACCCTTCGCAAAAGCAGCAAAGTGCCCGGCACCGATCGCCTCGTCGAGCTGACGGCCCAGGTAGAAGGCAGCCTGCCCCCCGGGGCCAGTGTACAGGTACGCTACAGCCTCTCCCTGGCGCAGGGCAGCCTGCTGCCGGCCGGGGCCCTGCGCACCGAAGGCCGCAACACCTATGTTTTCGTGGTGCAAGATAACAAGGCCGTGCGCACCCCGGTGCGGGTGCTGGGCGATACCGGCACCCGGGTGGCGGTTGAAGGGGTCAACGGGCCGGTGGTTTTTCCGGTGCCCTCGAGCCTCTCCGACGGCGACGCGGTGGAGGTGGTGCAGTGAGGGTTCGCCAGGCCCAAATCTATATGAACCCTTTGCCTTCTCCCCTTGCGGGAGAAGGTGACGACACCCCACCGGCGCCATTGCGCTTCATTACAGCGACGCCATTGACTGCATCTGGGGCGTGTCGCCGAATGTGGGGCATATGGAACACCGCTCAAAAATAACCCTTCAGGTTGGGTCGGTATTAGCACAGCAGGAGGGGGTGCCGGCATGAGCCAGAAAGAGCGTAAAAACCCACAGCCCGAAACCGGCGATAAACCGGAGAACCCGGTCATTGCGTTCTTTGTCAAGCGCTTCGTGTTCTCCACGGCGGTCTTTTTGGCCATGGTGCTCTTTGGCCTCATCTCGGGCAGCCGGGTGGGCGTAGACCTCCTGCCCCGTTTCGAAATTCCGGTGGTAGCCGTCACGACGGCCTACCCCGGGGCCGGCCCCGAGGAGGTCGAGCAGCAGATCAGCCGACCCATCGAGGATGCGGTCTCGACCCTTTCCGGCCTCGACCAGATCGCCTCACTTTCGGGGGAGGGCTTTTCCCAGGTGATTGTTTCGTTCGAGTTTGGCCAGGACATCAACCGGGTGGCCACCGACGTCTCCCAGCGGGTGGCAGCGGTACGGGGGCAACTGCCCCGCGATGCCCAGGCCCCGGTGGTGCAGCGCTTCGACCCAGCCGCTTCCCCCATCCTCTTCATTGCACTTTCGGCGGAAGGGCGCGACCTGCGCGAGGTGGCCAAATACGCCAACGACGTGCTCAAGCCCCGTTTACAGCTTGTTTCGGGGGTGGCCGATGTGCAGGTGCAAGGCGCCCCCGACCGCCAGGTGCAGGTGCTGCTGGATCCATACAAGGTGGCCAGTTACAACCTTTCACCTGCCCAGGTGGTGGGGGCCATCCAGGCCTCGGCCCTGGCCGTACCCGCCGGCACCCAGAGCGACCAGGGGCAGCGCCTCCTGTTCACCCTGCGCAACACCCCGACCACCCCGGAGGAGGTGGGGCGCATTCTGGTAGACCCCGCCCGCGGCCTTCAGGTGCGCGATCTGGGCGTGGTGCGCGACACCCAGGCCGAGCCCACCCGCCTGACCCGGCTTAACGGCCAGCCGGTAATTCCCTTGGCCATTCGCAAAACCCCCGACTCCAACGCCGTGGCGGTGGCTCAGGGCATCAAGCGCACCCTGCAGGAAGCCCGCCTGCCCCAGGGCTACCAGGCCCGCATCGTGGGCGACACCACCACCTTCATCGAGAACACCGTCAACGACACCTTCCGCGAGGTGCTGCTGGTCGCGGCCATCGTATCGTTCATCACCCTCATTTTCCTGGGCAAGCTCAACTCGGTTTTCAGTGTGGTGCTGGCCATTCCCATCACCATGTCGGGTGCTTTGATTGTGTTTGGCTTGCTGGGCTTTACCTTTAACATCATCAGCCTGCTGGCCATCATCGTGGCGGTCGGCATCGTGGTAGACGACTCCATTGTGCTGGCCGAAAACATCGAGCGTTACCGCAAGATGGGCTACGACAACCTGCAAGCGGTTCTAAAAGGGGCCACCGAGGTGCTCTCGGCGGTTTCGGCGGCCACACTCTCGCTGCTGGCGGTGTTCTTGCCGATTAGCTTCCTGCCGGGCATTATCGGCGAGTTCTTCCGGCAGTTTGGCATAGTGCTGGCCGCGGCCATTGCGGTGAGCTGGCTCGAGGCCCTGTTCTTCCTGACCGTGCGCCTGGCGTATTTCCCCGACCCCGAGCCTCCAACCTGGCAGCAACTGGGGGCCCGCTTCCTGGGTCTGGGCCAGGACCTGCGCTGGGGGCTGCGGTTGCATGTCTACCGGCAGCCGGGCCTGAGCTGGGAGCGTCGCCTGTTCAATGTTCTGATCACGCCCGTCACGCTGCTCCTGGCCCCCTTGCGCTGGCTGTTCTCGGTGATTTTCGGACTGGCCGGGGCCATTACCGGCAGCCTGCACGGGGTTTCGGAGCGGGTATTCCTGGGGCTGCGCGAGTGGTATGCCCGCACCCTGGCCGCAGCCTTGAAGCGAAGCGGCCTGGTGCTCTTGCTGGGCCTGGGCTTCTTCCTCAGCATTGGCTATGTGGGCCCCAAAATTCCTTTCAACTTCACGGCCAAAAACGATAACGGCCAGATGAACGTGGATCTGGTGCTGCCCAAAGGCACCGCCCTCACCGAGACCGACGCCCTCGCCCGGCGGCTCGAGGGCTGGCTAGCAACGCGGCCCGAGGTTCGGGCGGTGCTTAACACCGTGGGCAGCTCACAAAACATCCTGGGCGCGGGCAACCCCGAACGGGCCCGCCTGGTAATTGAGCTGGTCAAGAAAGATGAGCGTCAAAACGTCTACGACCTGCTGCCCATCTACCGCGAAGCCCTGCAAAAACTGCTCGATGACCGGCCCGAAGCTGACCTGCGGGTGACCGTGCCGGAGGGGGGACCGGGCGGCGCCGCCGACCTGCAGTACACCCTAACCGCCCCCAGCCCCAGCCTATTGGCGGAGAAAAACCGGCAAGTCCTCGAGGTCATGCGGCGGCTCCCCTACCTCATTGACGTGCGCAGCAGCCTCGAGGAGACCGCCAGCGAGCGGGTACTGGTGCCCAACCCCAACCAGCTCCAGGGCACCGGCCTGACCCCCAACGACCTCGCCCAGACTCTGCGCATTTACAACGCCGGCACCGAGGCCGGCAACCTCCGCTCCGGCGGCGACGATATCCCCATCGTGGTGCGGGCCGACCCCCGCTTTGTGCCCGACCAGTCCAGCCTGCTTTCGCTTCCGGTGGCCGCGCCTGCTCTACGCAGCAGCTTGCCCCTTGGCAGCCTGGGACAGTTCGAAAACCGCCAGACCCCCGCCCAGCTTTCGCGCACGAACCAGGCCTTCTCCACCGGCATTAACGCCAACCGCGCGCCCGGCACCGAGGTCGGCACCTTCCAGCTTTCCAACCTGGTGCGCCAGGAGCTGGAAAAAGCTGGGATCTTTACCGATGGGGTGCGCCTTGAGACCCAGGGCTCTACCGCCTTTGTGGGCGACCTGGCCCGGAGCGCCCCCATTGCCTTTGGGCTGGCCCTTCTGCTCAACTTTCTGGTGATCTCGAGCCAGTTCAACACCTTCCGCTACCCGCTTTACTTGCTGCTGCCGGTTCCGCTGGCCCTGGTGGGAGCTTTCTGGTTCCTGTACTTCTTCCGAAGCGGCCTGGACGTGGTTTCGGTGCTGGGGGTGGTCATTCTGATTGGCCTGGTCACCAAGAACGCCATTCTGCTGCTGGACTTTGCGGTGCGCGAGGCCCGCGAAAAACCCCTCTACGATGCCCTGGTGGAGGCCGCCCGGCTGCGTCTGCGCCCCATTCTGATGACCACCCTGACGGTGTTGATGATCTCCATACCCCTCATCGCCGCAACGGGTGAGGGCTCGGAGTTCCGCAAGCCCCTGGGCATCATCATCCTGGGTGGGGTCTCGGTTTCGATGCTGCTGACGCTTTTTGTCGTGCCGGCTGCGTTCTACTTGTTTGAGCGAAAACGCTACGAAAAGCTGCGCCAGGAGCGTACCAGCTTACTGGGCACCGCACCAGCGGTGGGGGACTAAAACACCTCCGGGCCGCACGCCCAGGCTTATACCCGATTCTCTTGATTCGTTACTGTTTGTTGACGAATCAACCCGACCGAAGGGCGACGCTTTCTTCGCCGACCGACAAGGAGGGGTGCGCTCTAGGATTCAAAAAAACAACCTGTGGGGTTTTTGGTCTAGTAAACTGTCTTTTTGAATCCGGTGTAACCCCTACGCCCTGTCCCCTGTTCGCTAAGCATTTATGAGCAAATACCGCGTTTTCTGGCTGGTTTTCTTTGGAGGTCTGCTGCTTTTTGCCGGAGCCATGGTCTGGTACACCCGGCAGGCCCTCAAACCCTATCCGGCAAACCAGGCTGCTCAGGCAGCCCTGCAAACCGATGCCCAGGTGCAGGTACGTGCCGTTCCCTACGGCTGGGTCTTCCTGCCGCAAGGGCCGGTCAAGGGCGGGTTGGCCTTTTATCCGGGGGGTCTGGTAGAGCCCCAGGCCTATGCCCCCGTGATGCGTCGGATTGCCCAGGAGGGGTACCGGGTGGCGCTGCTTCAGGTGCGCTTTAACCTAGCCGTCACCGAGCAAGGCAAAGCCCGCCAGGCCATCGCCGAGGCGCCCGACCTGCCCTGGGCGGTGGGCGGGCACAGCCTGGGCGGGGTAGTGGCCTCCAACTTTGCCGACAGCAACCCCCAGGTCAAAGCCCTGGTGATGTGGGCGGCCTACCCGCAAAACAATCTCTCGGGAAAGCGCCTTCC includes the following:
- a CDS encoding efflux RND transporter periplasmic adaptor subunit — translated: MSRSIKVRVVQAERGTLSTMRTTGATLSPVRESQVGATASGKVLEVRVAEGSRVAQGQVVLRLDPANAQTALRNAELALQQAQVNLERAQRSTSGSLAPLQASLESAQANLQVAERRYVEGQQLFKAGAISQVELTGLEAAYNQARAAFDNARENLARTQRASSEDLALLRLQVQQAQNQLAQARRAVADTEVRAPFAGVVVEIFVNPGEFVSAGQRAFRLADTSQLEATFRLPPEEAATLPLGTRVEVLYGGNSYPATLRKSSKVPGTDRLVELTAQVEGSLPPGASVQVRYSLSLAQGSLLPAGALRTEGRNTYVFVVQDNKAVRTPVRVLGDTGTRVAVEGVNGPVVFPVPSSLSDGDAVEVVQ
- a CDS encoding alpha/beta hydrolase, which produces MSKYRVFWLVFFGGLLLFAGAMVWYTRQALKPYPANQAAQAALQTDAQVQVRAVPYGWVFLPQGPVKGGLAFYPGGLVEPQAYAPVMRRIAQEGYRVALLQVRFNLAVTEQGKARQAIAEAPDLPWAVGGHSLGGVVASNFADSNPQVKALVMWAAYPQNNLSGKRLPTLALFGEKDGVIRREQLEAAQGKFPQGTLKETIPGLNHAGFGSYGPQRGDNPATIASEAGWDEVAKRTVVFLDQALTAP
- a CDS encoding efflux RND transporter permease subunit, which gives rise to MSQKERKNPQPETGDKPENPVIAFFVKRFVFSTAVFLAMVLFGLISGSRVGVDLLPRFEIPVVAVTTAYPGAGPEEVEQQISRPIEDAVSTLSGLDQIASLSGEGFSQVIVSFEFGQDINRVATDVSQRVAAVRGQLPRDAQAPVVQRFDPAASPILFIALSAEGRDLREVAKYANDVLKPRLQLVSGVADVQVQGAPDRQVQVLLDPYKVASYNLSPAQVVGAIQASALAVPAGTQSDQGQRLLFTLRNTPTTPEEVGRILVDPARGLQVRDLGVVRDTQAEPTRLTRLNGQPVIPLAIRKTPDSNAVAVAQGIKRTLQEARLPQGYQARIVGDTTTFIENTVNDTFREVLLVAAIVSFITLIFLGKLNSVFSVVLAIPITMSGALIVFGLLGFTFNIISLLAIIVAVGIVVDDSIVLAENIERYRKMGYDNLQAVLKGATEVLSAVSAATLSLLAVFLPISFLPGIIGEFFRQFGIVLAAAIAVSWLEALFFLTVRLAYFPDPEPPTWQQLGARFLGLGQDLRWGLRLHVYRQPGLSWERRLFNVLITPVTLLLAPLRWLFSVIFGLAGAITGSLHGVSERVFLGLREWYARTLAAALKRSGLVLLLGLGFFLSIGYVGPKIPFNFTAKNDNGQMNVDLVLPKGTALTETDALARRLEGWLATRPEVRAVLNTVGSSQNILGAGNPERARLVIELVKKDERQNVYDLLPIYREALQKLLDDRPEADLRVTVPEGGPGGAADLQYTLTAPSPSLLAEKNRQVLEVMRRLPYLIDVRSSLEETASERVLVPNPNQLQGTGLTPNDLAQTLRIYNAGTEAGNLRSGGDDIPIVVRADPRFVPDQSSLLSLPVAAPALRSSLPLGSLGQFENRQTPAQLSRTNQAFSTGINANRAPGTEVGTFQLSNLVRQELEKAGIFTDGVRLETQGSTAFVGDLARSAPIAFGLALLLNFLVISSQFNTFRYPLYLLLPVPLALVGAFWFLYFFRSGLDVVSVLGVVILIGLVTKNAILLLDFAVREAREKPLYDALVEAARLRLRPILMTTLTVLMISIPLIAATGEGSEFRKPLGIIILGGVSVSMLLTLFVVPAAFYLFERKRYEKLRQERTSLLGTAPAVGD